The proteins below come from a single Aegilops tauschii subsp. strangulata cultivar AL8/78 chromosome 6, Aet v6.0, whole genome shotgun sequence genomic window:
- the LOC109747420 gene encoding methionine aminopeptidase 1D, chloroplastic/mitochondrial — MASPPSPRLLCALLGDRLAALSARPLLRTAAPGRGHRRVTCQATRTLSSLVDALFNRRSRDDSLESNPRRLRPGKVSPRLTVPSHIQRPPYVNSRQRPQMNDGPEIHDEKGIECMRASGKLAAQVLKFAGTLVNPGITTDEIDKAVHQMIIDNGAYPSPLGYCGFPKSVCTSVNECICHGIPDSRPLEDGDIINIDVTVYLNGYHGDTSATFLCGDVDDEAKKLVQVTKESLDKAISICAPGVEINRIGRTIQDHADKFKYGVVQQFVGHGVGKVFHAEPAVLHFRNNEKGRMILNQTFTIEPMLTIGSTNSTIWSDDWTAVTEDGSLSAQFEHTLLITEDGVEILTQC; from the exons ATGGCGAGCCCGCCGTCGCCGCGCCTGCTCTGCGCCCTCCTCGGCGACCGCCTCGCCGCCCTCTCCGCCAGGCCGCTCCTCCGCACCGCCGCCCCAGGCAGAG GGCACAGGCGGGTGACGTGCCAGGCCACGAGAACGCTCTCCAGCCTGGTGGACGCCCTCTTCAACAGGAG AAGTCGGGATGACTCACTGGAAAGTAACCCTAGGCGCCTACGACCTGGGAAAGTGTCTCCTCGTCTAACTGTTCCCAGTCATATACAGCGGCCTCCTTATGTCAATTCTCGTCAAAGACCTCAGATGAATGATGGACCTGAAATACATGATGAAAAAGGGATCGAATGCATGAGAGCTTCTGGAAAGCTTGCCGCGCAAGTTTTGAAGTTTGCTGGAACACTTGTAAAT CCAGGCATCACAACTGATGAGATAGATAAAGCGGTGCACCAAATGATAATAGATAACGGTGCATACCCGTCACCTCTTGGTTATTGTGGATTCCCGAAGAGTGTTTGCACTTCAGTGAATGAATGCATCTGTCATGGGATACCGGATTCTCGTCCACTTGAG GATGGCGATATCATCAACATCGATGTTACTGTCTATCTCAAT GGTTACCATGGTGATACATCTGCTACATTTCTCTgtggtgatgttgatgatgaAGCTAAGAAGTTAGTTCAG GTAACAAAAGAATCTCTTGACAAGGCTATATCAATCTGTGCTCCTGGGGTGGAGATCAACCGCATTGGTAGAACCATACA GGATCATGCAGACAAATTCAAGTATGGTGTAGTTCAACAATTTGTGGGCCATGGGGTAGGCAAAGTGTTTCATGCTGAGCCTGCAGTGCTTCATTTCC GCAATAATGAAAAGGGCCGCATGATTTTGAACCAAACATTTACCATAG AGCCGATGCTAACCATAGGGAGCACAAACTCGACCATATGGTCCGACGACTGGACTGCGGTGACGGAGGACGGGAGCCTGTCAGCGCAGTTTGAGCACACGCTACTGATCACTGAAGACGGCGTGGAAATACTGACGCAGTGTTAA
- the LOC109747422 gene encoding uncharacterized protein: MARGIARAASFGGRAAAAGWFSYRRITVAVCIANLVAALLVLRSLTSFAPAPKRVEVVQYTEEQIRRVEESIRIRREAEPVELVQAVKKLRKVFAREEKRRKELPLELKLRVSYELVGRLNGLGDNGTAIQQREALESWRVETLKDAKSASTRNSSNLGLSSEEARLLKRALEFNWHALLEDIGLWISPEVPHTEHDDKPENEPEEEEIIAGPPLHPQCNTELHADYGGAAVRWGLTHHKESAADCCQACLDQARNAKPGELKCNIWVYCPSEFGCYSPDKYEHKHQECWLKQADQPKLNFKDKYSESYRDSHPRAPVVVPWMSGVTSA, encoded by the exons ATGGCGAGGGGCATAGCGCGGGCGGCGTCGTTCGGCGGCCGCGCGGCTGCGGCGGGGTGGTTCTCGTACCGGCGCATCACCGTGGCCGTCTGCATCGCCAACCTCGTCGCCGCGCTGCTCGTGCTCCGCTCCCTCACCTCCTTCGCCCCCGCGCCCAAAC GTGTTGAGGTGGTGCAGTACACGGAGGAGCAGATTAGGAGGGTGGAGGAGTCGATCCGGATTCGCCGCGAGGCCGAGCCCGTCGAGCTCGTCCAGGCG GTGAAGAAGCTGCGGAAGGTTTTCGCACGGGAGGAGAAAAGGCGGAAGGAGCTGCCTCTCGAGCTGAAGCTGAGGGTATCGTATGAGCTCGTGGGGCGGCTGAACGGCCTAGGGGATAACGGCACTGCCATCCAGCAACGAG AAGCTCTGGAATCATGGCGTGTTGAGACGCTAAAAGATGCAAAAAGTGCATCTACTCGGAATTCATCAAATTTGGGCCTCTCCAGTGAGGAAGCAC GATTGTTAAAGCGAGCCCTGGAGTTCAACTGGCATGCGCTATTGGAGGATATTGGTCTTTGGATTTCACCAGAAGTCCCACACACCGAGCATGATGACAAACCTGAGAATGAACCAGAAG AAGAAGAAATAATAGCTGGTCCACCTTTGCATCCACAATGCAACACTGAGCTACATGCCGATTATGGTGGTGCTGCTGTGAGATGGGGATTAACGCACCACAAAGAATCTGCTGCTGATTGCTGTCAAGCATGTCTAGACCAGGCTAGGAATGCCAAGCCAGGTGAATTGAAGTGCAATATATGGGTATATTGCCCATCAGAGTTTGGTTGCTATTCACCAGATAAATATGAGCATAAACATCAGGAGTGCTGGTTGAAACAG GCTGACCAGCCTAAACTGAACTTCAAAGACAAGTATTCCGAGTCCTACAGAGATTCTCATCCGAGAGCCCCTGTTGTTGTGCCCTGGATGTCGGGTGTCACCAGCGCGTGA